The following nucleotide sequence is from Phacochoerus africanus isolate WHEZ1 chromosome 6, ROS_Pafr_v1, whole genome shotgun sequence.
tggcacagcagaaacaaaatctgactggcatgaggatgcaggttggatttgtggccttgttcagtgggtgaggaatccagcattgctgtgagctgtggtgtaggttgcagacctggctcagatcccttgttgctgtgactatggctatGGCCAagggctgtagttctgattccacccctagcctgggaacttccatatgccatggttacagccctaaaaagaaaaaaaaaaaaaagaaagaaagaaagtactaTTCAAAGTATTCAAAGTACATAAAGAAGTCGTACacctcaacaataaaaaacaaagaactcaaTTCACAAATGGTCAaagggaagttcccttgtggcagtgcaggttaaggatccgacattgtcactgcagcagctcaggttgctgctacggaataggtttgacccctggtccaggaatctccacatgctccaggtgcagccaaaaaaaaaaaaaaaaaaagtaaaaaatggccAAAGGGGGGTGAAgggggattagcagatgcaaactattaaatactgaatggataaagaaggtcctactgtataggacagagacctatattcaatatcctgtaataaacgtaatggaaaagaacataaaaaatgtgtgtatgtacaactgaatcgctttgctgtagagcagaaattaacacaacattgtaaatcaactatacttcaatgaaataattttaaatggccaGAGGatttgagtagacatttctccagtgAAGGCAGAGAAATGgtcaacaggcacgtgaaaagatgctcatatcattagtcactagggaaatCCAAACCCACCTCACCTCCACaggatgactattatcaaaacgaagggaaataacaagtgctgacaaGGACATGGAGAAAGTGGGAGCTTCATGAGCTGATTGCTACTGGGGATGTAAAACGCCACTGCCCCTGTGGAAAAGGCTGACCATTCTTCCCAGAGGGAAACACAGAATACCGTATGGCCCAGTAACTGTACTCCTAGGATTACACCCCAAAGTAGTCAAAGTAGGGAAAGTATAAGCACAGAATTTACACTAATGTTCACAGTAGCTTTATGTACAAGAGTCAACAGGCAGAAACACCCAAGTACCCATCAGCAGACGACAGGTAAACAAAATACAAGAAATGGAACATTCTTCAGTCATAATAAAGGAATGATGTcctgacacctgctacaacacGGGTGAAGCTTAAGGAcatgatgctcagtgaaataagccagggcATAAAGGACAAATGCTCtatgattccacttctatgaGGTACCTGGAATAGTCAAATACTTAAGAGACCGAAAAAAGGAAAAGGCGAGAGTGGAGAGCCATTGTTTACtaggtacagagtttctgtttgggaaaataaaacagattcaaaaatgatgtgatggatccatcagtgtgatataccacattaagaaactgaagaataaaaaccatgtgatcctttcaagagacgcagaaaaagcctttgacaaaatccaacacccatttctgataaaaacccttcagaaagtgggcacagagggaacctacctgaacatcataaaggccacatatgacaaacccacagcgaacatcattctcaatggtgaaaagctgaaagaattcctgctgagatcaggaacaagacaaggatgtccgctctcaccactgctcttcttcaacatagttttggaagtcctagccacaacaatcagagaagtaaaagaaataaaaggaatccaaattggaaaggaagaagtaaaactatcactatttgcagatgacatgatactatacctagagaatactaaagactctaccagaaaactgttagagctcatccatgaatgtggcaaagttgcaggatacaaaattaatacacagaaatcgacagcatttttttttttttgtctttttgccatttcttcggctgctcccatggcatatggaggttcccaggctagcggtcgaatcagagctgtagccaccggcctaaaccagagccacagcaactcgggatcctagccatgtctaggataccacagctcacggcaatgctggatccttaagccactgagaaaggccagagatcgaacccgtaacttcatggttcttagtcagattcgttaaccactgagccacaacaggaactccacagcatttctatacactaacaatgaaggagcagaaagagaaattagggaagcaatcctgtttaccatcacatccaaaagaataaaatacctaggagtaaacctacctaaagagacaaaagacctatactctgaaaactataagacatggatgaaagcaatcaaagatgacacaaatagatggaaagatataccatgctcgtggattggaagagttaatattttcaaaatgactatactacctaaggcaatataaagattcaatgcaatccctatcaaattaccaaggacatttttcacagaactcgaaaaaaatattttaaagtttgtttggaagcacaaaagacccagaatagccaaagacatcctgaaaaagaaaaatggagctggaggaaccaggctcccagacttcagactacactacaaaggaacaatcatcaaaaccatatggtactggcacaaagacaaatatagatcagtggaacaggatagaaagcccagaattcaacccacgcacctacagccaactaatctatgacaaaggaggcaagaatatacaatggagaaaggacgcCTTGTgcaataagtgctgctgggaaaacaggacagccacatggaaaaggatgaaattagaacactccctaacaccatacacaaaaataaactcaaaatgggttaaagacctagatataagaccagacactataaaactcttggaggaaaacataggccaaacactctctgacataaatgacagtaacatcttctcaggtccacttcttagagtattgacaataaaaacaaaagtaagccaaatgggagctaatcaaacttaaaagtttctgcacagcaaaggaaaccctaaacaacacgaaaagacaacccacagaatgggagaaaatctttgcaagtgaatcaactgacaagggattcatcccccaaatttataaacaccttctgcagctccataccaaaaaaaacaaacaaccccatcaaaagatgggcagaagatctaaacagacagttctccaaagaagacgtacagagggccaaaaaacacatgaaaagatgttcaacatcactcattattagagaaatgcaaatcaaaatcactatgaggtcataccttacaccagccagaatggccatcatcaaaaagtctacaaacaataagtgctggagagggtgtggagaaaaaggaaccctatcacactgttggtgggattgtaaattggtgcaaccactgttgaaaacagtatggagaatcctcagaaaactaaaaatagaactaccatttgatccagcaatcccactcctgggcatctatccagagaaaaccacgactcgcaaagacacacgtactccgatgttcattgcagcactatttgcaatagccaagacatggaaacaacctaaatgtccatcgacagaggagtggatcaagatgtggcatatatacacaatggaatattactcagccattaaagtgaacgaaataccagcatttttagcaacatggatggacctagaaattatcatgctaagtgaagtcagccatacaatgagacaccaacatcaaatgctttcactgacatgtgggatctgaaaaaaggacagactgaacttctttgcagaacttctttcacagacattgaaaaacttatggtctctggaggagacagtttgggggatggggggaatgtgcttgggttatgggatggaaatcctgtgaaattggattgttatgatcattatacaactacagatgtgataaattcttttgagtaataaaaaaataaaaaaaatttttaaatgatgtgatggttacacaatattttgaatatatttaatgccactgaatcatacacttaaaaacagttaaaatggtaaattatgtttatattttaccacaataaggCAATTACCAGTTCTATTAAATAACAGAAAAGCATGAACATgctagtttttaaaagtttacaatGTGTAAAACTACGTAAACATGTAGAATCCTCTCCAGTGTGAATTTTCTGAGACTGAGTACACAGAGGCTGCAGTGATGAGCACAAcagtttttgtggggttttttttttttttttggtctttttagggcctcacccaaggcatatggaagttccctggcagggtcaaattggagctgtagctgctggcctacaccacagccacagcaatgcaggatccttaacccagtgagtgaggcaaggtattgaacctgtatcctcatggatactagtcaggttcgttactgctaagccacgatagCAACTCCAGCAAGACAGCTGTGAAAGCTCTTCCGTGGGTGTGGAAGGAACCCACAGCCAAAGTAGTGGCGAGTTCCTTGTCTAAAGGGTGGCTGCAGGAGCTTCTCCTCTCTGTTTACTGTTCTCACTCAATTTCTCTAAAAAGAACATGCACTGCTTTTGGTTTAAGAAAAGAGTTTTTTTAATCAGTCAGAAGTGCCCTttcacctgtggcaacaccatgTGGACAATAAATAAAGGGGTGGGCAAGGCTCGTGGAGGAAGTGCACAGCAGACGTCATGGGGAAAAGTCATCCCCCCGGAGGTGAATCCTCTGATGCTGGGACATGTTGGAACTGTGCCGGAAGGCCTTCCCACACTCGCCACACTTGTAGGGCTTCTCCCCGGTATGGATCCTCCGGTGCTGGATGAGGTAGGTGCCCTGGCTAAAGGCTTTCTTGCAATCAGCACATTTGTACGGCTTCTCTCCATGGTGTGACCTCTGATGGTGGATGAGTCTGGAACTGTTGTGGAAGGCCTTGCCACACTCACTGCACTTGTAGGGCTTCTCCCCCGTGTGGATCCTCTGATGCTGGATGAGGTGTGTGCTCTGGCTGAAGACTTTGCCACAGTCATTACATTCATAAGGCTTTTCTCCAGTGTGGCTTCTCTGATGTTCAACAAGTTTTGTCTTTTGGATAAAGGCTTTCtcacattcattacatttatagggtttctctccagtgtgaattctttGATGTTGGATAAGGTTGGAACTTTGTGTAAAGCCTTTGCCACATTCTTTGCACTCATagggcttctccccagtgtgaGTCCGACGGTGTCGGATGAGGATCGAGCCATcactgaaggccttcccacagtCGCTGCACTTGTAGGGCTTTTCTCCAGTGTGGATCCTCTGGTGATAAATGAGGGAAGAGTAGGCACTGAAGTGCTTCCCACACTCGCCGCACTTGTagggcttctccccagtgtggatCCTCTGATGCTTCATGAGGTTGGGTCTCTGATTGAACATCTTCCCACACTCATCACAGCGGTAGGGGATCTCCCCAGAGTGCATCCTGCGGTGACTAATGAACTCACAGCTCTGGCggaaggctttcccacactcgTCACACTTGTAGGGCTTCTCTTCACTGTGAAGCCGCTGGTGCTTGATGAGGTTAGCACTGTacctgaaggctttcccacagtaAGCACAATAGTGCAATTTTTTCCCAACAGGAATTTTCTGACCTTCTTTAACAACTAAATTTGCACTGAAAATTTCCCCAGAATCATGaactatatttgtttttctggacCTGTGTACACGTTTATGATTATTAAGATATGATCTCTGTTCAAAACTCTGCTCACATATATCGCATTTGTGAGGTCTTTGATCAGGGGTAGGGCTCGACCCCAACCTGAGGTTTCCCCCAGCTTCCAGGGTGCTTGCCTCACTGGCCAGTAGGACTGGCCTGGGGCCTTTCTGCTCCGCAGGCCTGTCCAGGCTCTCCTTTGGCTCCCCGACATGCTCACAGGTCTCTCCTGGCTCGGGTCCCTGGAAAACAGTCCCTCTGGGTTGGTCCAGTTCTGTCCCATCAAACATCTCCCCTGAAGTCAACTCCTGGTGCTCAGTGCTGGTGCCATGAGCTGAAACAATAAACAGAACACCTCAGGGTCACGTGACTCTGGAAGTCATAAGGGTTCTGCCAGTCCCTGCAGAGTACCAGCTCCAACACCAACTCTCGTCACAA
It contains:
- the ZNF34 gene encoding zinc finger protein 34 — encoded protein: MMAALHLSAPQAEVTFEDVAVLLSREEWGRLGPAQKGLYRDVMLETYRNLVSLGAGHAGPKPGVIAQLERGDEPWVLDMQGREQSTVDGSAHGTSTEHQELTSGEMFDGTELDQPRGTVFQGPEPGETCEHVGEPKESLDRPAEQKGPRPVLLASEASTLEAGGNLRLGSSPTPDQRPHKCDICEQSFEQRSYLNNHKRVHRSRKTNIVHDSGEIFSANLVVKEGQKIPVGKKLHYCAYCGKAFRYSANLIKHQRLHSEEKPYKCDECGKAFRQSCEFISHRRMHSGEIPYRCDECGKMFNQRPNLMKHQRIHTGEKPYKCGECGKHFSAYSSLIYHQRIHTGEKPYKCSDCGKAFSDGSILIRHRRTHTGEKPYECKECGKGFTQSSNLIQHQRIHTGEKPYKCNECEKAFIQKTKLVEHQRSHTGEKPYECNDCGKVFSQSTHLIQHQRIHTGEKPYKCSECGKAFHNSSRLIHHQRSHHGEKPYKCADCKKAFSQGTYLIQHRRIHTGEKPYKCGECGKAFRHSSNMSQHQRIHLRGDDFSP